In Vogesella indigofera, the sequence GGCCTTTTGGCGGTACCGGTGCCATGAACCACTTGCTGTAGATCTTGTTCACTTCGCCGGACTTGAAGGTGGCCTTGATCGCGTCGTCGACCACTTTCTTGAAGGCGGCATCTTCCTTGCGCAGCATGCAGCCGTAGATTTCGAACGACTGCGGCTTGCCGGTCACGACCCAGTTGCCCGGGTTCTTGGCCTTGGCCATTTCGCCGTACAGCAGCGCATCGTCCATCATGAAGGCGACGGCACGGCCCGATTCCAGCATCAGGAACGATTCGCCGTGGTCCTTGGCGGAGATGATGTTCATGCCCATCTGCTTCTCGGCGTTCATCGCCTTCAGCAGACGCTCGGAAGTGGTACCGGCGGTGGTCACCACGTTCTTGCCCTTCAGGTCCGGGAAGTCCTTGACGCCGGAAGTCTTGGCGGTCATCAGGCGGGTACCGATCTCGAAGATGCCGACGGAGAAGGCAACCTGCTTCTGGCGCTCCAGGTTGTTGGTGGTGGAGCCGCACTCCAGGTCCACGGTGCCGTTCTGTACCAGCGGGATGCGGGTCTGCGAGGTCACCAGGTTGTAGCGCACTTGCAGGTTAGGCATCTTCAGCTGTTTCTTGACCGCCTCGACTACCTTCAGCTGCAGGTCGTGCGAGTAACCGATCGGCTTGGTCGGATCGTTCGCCAGGTAGGAGAACGGGATCGAGGCATCACGGTGACCGAGCACGATCACGCCGGAGCTCTTGATCTTGTCCAGGGTGCCTTCGGCCATGGCCGGGGCGGCAAAGGCGGAAGCGATGACAGCAGTAGTCAGCAGACGAGTCGTAAAACGCATTGGTTTCTCCATTTTCTCTTGGGTTTTGCTGCTTTTATCAAGCCGTACCGGCTAGGTATGGCCCGGAAACCTGGCACCGCCACTGCGGCAGTGCCGGCAGGCAATCAGCTCATCGGGGTGAGCAATTGCCGTAAAAACTGTTGTGCCCGTTCGTGTTGCGGGTTCTTGAAAAACTCTTCCGGCGGCGCCTGTTCCACGATCTTGCCGTGGTCGATGAACACCACCCGGTCGGCCACTTCGCGGGCAAAGCCCATTTCGTGGGTGACCACCATCATGGTCATGCCGGATTCGGCCAGATCCTTCATCACCTTCAGTACTTCGCCGATCATCTCCGGGTCCAGCGCGGAGGTCGGTTCGTCGAACAGCATCACCCGCGGTTCCATCGCCAGGCCGCGGGCGATGGCCACGCGTTGCTGCTGGCCGCCGGACAGCTGCGCCGGGAAGGCATCCTTCTTGTGGGCGAGGCCGACCCGCTCCAGCAGCGCCACCGCCTGCTTGTCGGCGGCAGCCTTGTCCATGCCCTTGACCTTGATCGGCGACAGCGTGATGTTGTCCAGTACCGACAGGTGCGGGTAGAGGTTGAAGTGCTGGAACACGAAACCGACTTCGGCGCGCAGCGCGTTGAGATCGGTTTTCGGATCGGCGACGTTCTTGCCATCGACCCAGATCTCGCCCTCGTTGATGCTTTCCAGCTGGTTCACGGTGCGGATCATGGTCGACTTGCCGGAGCCGGACGGCCCGCACACCACCACCACTTCACCCTGCGCCACCTGCAGGTCAATCCCGTTCAGTACGTGCAAGTCCTTGAACCACTTGTGGACATTGTTGAAACGAATCATCGCTTTTCCTTTAATTCCTGTGACAGCCAGCATCGTGGTGCGGCACGGTCCGCATCATTCAATACGGATTGTGCTGCGGCCAACCTGGTACAGCAAGCCGCAGCGCAACATGG encodes:
- a CDS encoding glutamate/aspartate ABC transporter substrate-binding protein, producing MRFTTRLLTTAVIASAFAAPAMAEGTLDKIKSSGVIVLGHRDASIPFSYLANDPTKPIGYSHDLQLKVVEAVKKQLKMPNLQVRYNLVTSQTRIPLVQNGTVDLECGSTTNNLERQKQVAFSVGIFEIGTRLMTAKTSGVKDFPDLKGKNVVTTAGTTSERLLKAMNAEKQMGMNIISAKDHGESFLMLESGRAVAFMMDDALLYGEMAKAKNPGNWVVTGKPQSFEIYGCMLRKEDAAFKKVVDDAIKATFKSGEVNKIYSKWFMAPVPPKGLNLNFPMSDEFKALVAKPTDKSAEEM
- a CDS encoding amino acid ABC transporter ATP-binding protein, giving the protein MIRFNNVHKWFKDLHVLNGIDLQVAQGEVVVVCGPSGSGKSTMIRTVNQLESINEGEIWVDGKNVADPKTDLNALRAEVGFVFQHFNLYPHLSVLDNITLSPIKVKGMDKAAADKQAVALLERVGLAHKKDAFPAQLSGGQQQRVAIARGLAMEPRVMLFDEPTSALDPEMIGEVLKVMKDLAESGMTMMVVTHEMGFAREVADRVVFIDHGKIVEQAPPEEFFKNPQHERAQQFLRQLLTPMS